From the Pseudomonas syringae KCTC 12500 genome, the window GTCAGCCTGACCAACTCGAAATTCCAGAACAACGAATATGGCGTGATTCTCGGTCAGCCGGACGACTCCGCTCAAGCCAAGGCCGAGTACAAGGGCTACCCGCGCATGACCATTGCCAACAACGTGTTCAGCAACCTTGATGTACGAGCACCCGGATTGATGCGTCATGGGCTATTTCATGCTTATAACAACTCGATCGACAATTTCCATCTTGGCTTTACCGCGACGGGGGATGCGACCATCCTTTCGCAGGCCAACTATTTCGCAAAAGGAGTGGATGTTTCCGACAAGGCCAGCAACTCCGGCGTGCTGGATGACTATGGCGATGCGCACTTCAAGGACATCGGCAGCAATGTCAGCTTCACCCAGAAGTCAGCGGTGACCGCCTGGACGCCGAGCTATCAGAGCGACATCAAGACCGCCGAAGCCGCCAGAGCCTATGACCTGGCCCATGCCGGCGCCAACACCGTGAACTGATAGCGCTCGATGCAGGGCGTGGCATGCAGACGAAAAAAAGGGCGACCGAAGTCGCCCCAAGTGCCTTGCGTGCTCATTGAATGCAGGTAGGCGCGTGTCCGCCTACAGCGCATCCGATGGAACAAGACTAAGGCAGCGTGCATAAAGGCGAGTTGATCCAGATCAGCTGTTGTGAAACCAAACTGATCAGATCAGGAGCGTGGAGGCTGGGTCAGCGCTTCTTGGGCTTTTTGCCGGACTTTTTCTGCTTGCTCAACGGCATGGCCTGCTCGAAGGCGTTGCGTACTTCATTGAGGCGCTTGTCATTCAGATCGTGGATACGCTTGGCACGCTCGGCGCCCAGGTCGATCAGTTGTGCGTCGTCGCTCATGGCTTGCGGTTCTCGAACACGGGAAATCAGGGCCAATAATGCTCAATCGCAGCAGCCCTGACCAGTCCCGTGACCCGTACAGACATGGGCGGTGCAGCGATCAGATCTGAATATCCACCCAAAGCCCCTGACGCGGCTCGTCGTCGATGAGCGGTACGACGGGTACGGTATTGTCGGCGTTCAGCGAATCACCCGGAACCACCAGCCCCACGTATTCCTCGGCTTCTCCACCGCCATGAGCCTGCTGCTGTTGCTGCTGGCGCTGTTGCTCTTCACGCAACAGCAACGCGCTGCGTTCAGTATCTTCATTGCGCAGGTCGATGGAGGTCTCGCTGGAGCTCTGCTGCACTGGCGCGACAGGTGGAATGTCCGGCATGCGTTTGGCCGGATCCAGCTGTGATGTCACTGGCACCACACTTAACGGAAGCATAGGTTGCAGCATGGTTTTATCTCCTCTTACCGGGGTGTCGGCCGTGCACGAGGCAACTTGAACCGGGCTGAAATAGCCAGTGATGGTTTATAAGATCTTTTTTGACTCCTCTCAGTGAAATAAGTGTCATGGAACCAAAAATTCGATAGGTTCCGGCGCTGACCATGAGTTTTTTCACGCTGCCTTTGGCCTTCGGGGCGCGTTCCGTTAACATACTCAGCTTTTTCAAGCGGGAGACAGGCAGCATGGCGCAGCAGTATCAACCGGGGCAACGCTGGATTAGTGACAGCGAAGCCGAGCTGGGTTTGGGCACCGTTCTGGCACAGGACGGCCGCTTGTTGACCGTGCTCTATCCGGCCACTGGCGAAACACGTCAGTACGCACTGCGTAACGCGCCGCTGACCCGAGTGCGCTTCTCCCCTGGCGACGTGATCACGCACTTCGAAAACTGGAAAATGACCGTTCGCGAAGTCGACGATGTCGATGGCCTGCTGGTCTACCACGGCCTGAATGCGCAGAACGAACTGGTCACGCTGCCGGAAACCCAGTTGTCGAACTTCATCCAGTTCCGCTTGGCGACCGATCGTCTGTTCGCCGGCCAGATCGACCAGCTGTCATGGTTTTCGCTGCGCTACAACACGCTCGAGCACACCAGCCGTCAATTGCAGTCCTCGCTCTGGGGCCTGGGTGGCGTGCGCGCACAGCCTATCGCCCACCAGTTGCACATCGCTCGCGAAGTCGCGGACCGCATCGCGCCACGCGTTCTGCTGGCCGACGAAGTGGGCCTGGGTAAAACCATCGAAGCCGGTCTGGTGATCCATCGCCAACTGCTGTCGGGCCGCGCCAACCGCGTACTGATCCTGGTTCCGGAAAATCTGCAGCACCAGTGGCTGGTGGAAATGCGTCGCCGCTTCAACCTGCAGGTTGCGCTGTTCGACGCCGAGCGTTTCATGGAAAGCGATGCCGGCAACCCGTTCGAAGACACCCAGCTCGCGCTGGTTGCCCTGGAATGGCTGGTCGAAGACGAAAAAGCCCAGGACGCCCTGTTTGCGGCGGGCTGGGACTTGATGGTGGTTGACGAAGCGCACCACCTGGTCTGGCACGAAGACAAGGCCAGCCGCGAATATTCGTTGGTCGAACAGCTGGCCGAAGTCATTGCCGGCGTACTGCTGCTGACCGCGACGCCGGAACAACTGGGCCAGGACAGCCACTTTGCCCGTCTGCGCCTGCTGGACCCGAACCGTTTCCACGACCTCAAGGCCTTCCGCGCCGAGAGCGAGAACTATCGCCCGGTGGCTCAGGCCGTTCAGGAGTTGCTCGACAAGGGCAAGCTGTCCGCTGCGGCGCAAGAGACCATTCACGGCTTCCTGGGTGCCGAAGGCGATTCGCTGCTGGCCGCGGTGAATACCGGCGACGAAGAAGCCAAATCGCGTCTGATTCGCGAACTGCTCGACCGTCATGGCACAGGCCGCGTGCTGTTCCGCAACACCCGTGCCGCGGTGCAGGGCTTCCCGGAGCGCAAGCTGCATCAATACCCGCTGCCCTGCCCTGTCGAATACCTCGAATTGCCGGTCGGCGAGCATGCCGATCTTTACCCGGAAGTCAGCTTCCAGTCGCAATCGGAAGTCAGTGAAGAAGAGCGCTGGTGGCGCTTCGACCCCCGCGTCGACTGGCTGATCGATACCCTGAAAATGCTCAAGCGCGTCAAGGTGCTGGTCATCTGTGCCCACGCCGAAACTGCCATGGACCTGGAAGATGCGCTGCGTGTGCGTTCCGGCATCCCCGCGACGGTGTTCCACGAAGGCATGAACATCCTCGAGCGCGACCGTGCAGCGGCCTACTTTGCAGACGAAGAGTTCGGCGCCCAGGTGCTGATCTGTTCGGAAATCGGCAGCGAAGGCCGCAACTTCCAGTTCTCCCACCATCTGGTCCTGTTCGATCTGCCGTCGCACCCGGACTTGCTGGAGCAGCGTATCGGGCGTCTGGACCGGATCGGCCAGAAGCACACCATCGAGCTGCACGTCCCGTTCCTGGAAACCAGTCCGCAGGCCCGCCTGTTCCAGTGGTATCACGAAGCGCTCAACGCGTTCCTTAATACCTGCCCGACCGGCAACGCCCTGCAGCATCAGTTCGGCCCGCGCCTGCTGCCGCTGCTGGAAAGCGGTGACGACGACGAGTGGC encodes:
- the rapA gene encoding RNA polymerase-associated protein RapA, which encodes MAQQYQPGQRWISDSEAELGLGTVLAQDGRLLTVLYPATGETRQYALRNAPLTRVRFSPGDVITHFENWKMTVREVDDVDGLLVYHGLNAQNELVTLPETQLSNFIQFRLATDRLFAGQIDQLSWFSLRYNTLEHTSRQLQSSLWGLGGVRAQPIAHQLHIAREVADRIAPRVLLADEVGLGKTIEAGLVIHRQLLSGRANRVLILVPENLQHQWLVEMRRRFNLQVALFDAERFMESDAGNPFEDTQLALVALEWLVEDEKAQDALFAAGWDLMVVDEAHHLVWHEDKASREYSLVEQLAEVIAGVLLLTATPEQLGQDSHFARLRLLDPNRFHDLKAFRAESENYRPVAQAVQELLDKGKLSAAAQETIHGFLGAEGDSLLAAVNTGDEEAKSRLIRELLDRHGTGRVLFRNTRAAVQGFPERKLHQYPLPCPVEYLELPVGEHADLYPEVSFQSQSEVSEEERWWRFDPRVDWLIDTLKMLKRVKVLVICAHAETAMDLEDALRVRSGIPATVFHEGMNILERDRAAAYFADEEFGAQVLICSEIGSEGRNFQFSHHLVLFDLPSHPDLLEQRIGRLDRIGQKHTIELHVPFLETSPQARLFQWYHEALNAFLNTCPTGNALQHQFGPRLLPLLESGDDDEWQTLIDEARSERERLESELHTGRDRLLELNSGGAGEGEALVEAILDQDDQFSLPIYMETLFDAFGIDSEDHSENALILKPSEKMLDASFPLGDDEGVTITYDRNQALSREDMQFITWEHPMVQGGMDLVLSGSMGNTAVALIKNKALKPGTVLLELIYVSEVVAPRSLQLGRYLPPAALRCLLDPNGNDLASRVSFNTLNDQLESVPRASANKFIQAQRDQLTPRINAGEEKITPKHAERVAEAQRRLAADTEEELARLTALQAVNPTVRDSELVALRAQREQGLAMLEKAALRLEAIRVLVAG